The DNA window GCCTGGGTAAATATAGTTTTAACTATCTGGCAAATGGGTGTGGGAGTGTCTTAATTTGAGGCTTTGATTGCCCCTGATGAGGATGATAAAATGTGGGATTTTATTGAGTCATTTTTGTAGAATTCTGTTCATAATGGAGTAAGTTCTCCTTACTCAAAACAGCTTCttcaaaactatattttaacCCGTGGAACTTTCAAAATCTTCGAGCTTCATTCAAAAACCTCAGGCAGCGGCGACGAccttcaataaataaaaaacgaagAAGCGGCTTCAGACAACAACAATAGCGAGTGCATCGCAGAGAGCGGGCAGCCAAGAAACTTGattaaagttaagaaaaaCGTAAAGTTCAACTTGTTTCTGCTGtcatttgttgctgttgctagTTTGCCTCGCTTTTGTTGCACTTCTGGTGAAGTATTTGCGCCACGGCTTGACATTtcgcacaaaacaaaaaacagggCGAGCAAGAGCCAAAAAGAGTCAGAAAAAACCAAAATGAAGAAGAGGCTGCAAGATTTCATGCCTTTATTTTCGCAATTTGTTGCACCAGCCCAGCCCAGTGCGATATAATGAATCTGAAAATGCCCGGGCTATTGTCACTCGCGTAATTAGCCGGCTGCTCTCAAGCCCCCAACAGCCAGCTCCATCTATATGGCCGGTAGACGGCACAAGATCGGCGGGACCGGCAGCTATAAAGCCGTGCAAATTCCGAATTCTTAGCTGCAAATCTGTAAATGTCAAGCCGAGCGGTTCGATGTGCCACAGTGGTCGTGAGCttgcttaaattatttaattaaagtcTGGACCAATGCATGTGAAGTAGCTGAAATAAATCATTAGAAAAATGCTATATCACAATCACActgatataaaatataacgACTAAGCaagtaatttatttacaatatattgCACATAAGTTTAGCTGAAAGGATTTCAAATAGAAAACCTTTGTGAAATAGTCTCCGACTTCTTTGCACATCAGAGCTCTCTTAACTTTTTTACCATTCTGCCTAGAAAAgcataaagtttaaaaataaacatttttatggcatACTCAGGCAGAACACAACCGTAGAGCACTGTGCTGGGGAAATAGCACTTGACGTGACCAGTCTGGGTCCAAGTACCGATTACCGATCACCGATCGCCGGCTGAAAATGGTATTGCATTGAACCGCTTGGCCCACACAACGCCCCTCGATCGTTGCGGCCCCATTGTTTCGAGCgttttcctctctttttttatattttccagtTTCGTTTGGTTTAGCCAAATGCCAAATGCAGAAGACAGTTTGAGAGCCACCTTGTCGATGGCTTAGAACAGGGCGGCTAAGTTGAAACGGATTTGAAAGCCATTGTAGTAGCCGTAGCCTGTGCCCTAGCATTCAATGGGACTGTCACATGGAGACCCTCGAACAAAAGGCCAGAGAAAGAAAAACGAGCTCGAATTATTGTGCAAAATTTCCAGTGAGTAGCGAAATGGACCTGCATGACAGCTTGACAAGCAGCCAAATTAGCAAGTTTGAGGATTTTGAGGCGGCAGCAGGGGCAAAAAAGAATACATCCCACAATCCCTCTGAATATTTCCTTCGGGGCGTCGAGAAGTGGCAGCAACTGTCTCCAAAACAGAAGATCAAGTACCTAATAAAAATGAGAGTTCAGACATCGCAGGAGCGAAAAACCAGGGAGCTGGCAATGAAGAAAAATTCTAGGGAAAACCCACTTCAAAATATTCGCAGCAGAAAACTAAGGCCCAAACGCAAAGTAATTCTGGTGGAACCCTCTTCGAGGATTCTGCGTCCCAAGATGATAGCCCGACGACCAACTCCGTTGCCCAGTCCTCGGAAAAGACAGGAAAACCGTTCAAAGACTCTGCCAAAATATGTTCCATATCGTCAAAAGTCATCGAAGTTGTGataattttatgtttattaaaaatttggtattaaaaacatattttattgaaatgaaACTAAATGTAAATGTATCGTTTCTTTACCAAAAGGTATTGCCtgaatagaaaataaaaaatattacataaaatgattaaaatcgTAAAAACAACACTTGAATGATATGTAAACATGGATTACATATTCGAATAGATTTCCCCTACTGAACCACGATTTTCAGACTATCATAAATTCTGCTCACACATATTGGATCCCCAAACCACAATTACCATAAATACCAATTGCGATCGATAGGCTTATTTATGCGACAAGAGCCCGAAGGTTGCCGACGTCTCGTAGAATTCTGTCCAGAAATAGGCAAATGTGTCACGACATGGAATCGGCGTATTTGAATTTGTTTCGATGGTTTTTCGATTTTGGGTCAAGTGCACACGGAATGCTAATGAGAGGCTCCCCCGAGAAAATAGTGTTCCTGCACATAAAAATAGAGCAAAACAAAGTGTATTCACCCACATTTGAACTGCAATGCCCACTTAGACATGGAACCGTAGTGCAGCGTCAACGGCAATGGAGGATGAACGATTTAATCTACCTTCTGCGGATTAGAGCGAGCTACGCTTGAGATGGTAACCACTCTTGCCCAAGCGCAGAAGGAAAAATGTAGATGTTTGTGGGGGTCAAGCGGTGGAATCGAACTCGGGACCCGAAATTCTACCAAGAACTAAGAACTTAGACCGCAGCGCCATCGACCACTCCCATTTTCCAAGGGCTAAGTTTGAACCGTACCACCCCGACAAGCAGTGGTCAAGCAGAACAGCAAGCAGTGCAGATGGAAGTAGAGTGGATGTAAAATTAATGTAGAGAATCTTCAAAAGAATTGTACTTTCCTTTCTAAATTTGGACGCTCTTCCCCTCTATCTCTTAAATATATGAAtagattatatttttaataaattttttttatatttttttaatcttaataaaaagttaaagcAACCTTATAGCAATCAATCTTTGAGAACTTGAAGATTCGCCCACTTACCTACAACGGAAGTGGGCGTGTTGGAACAACCTTAAACAAACACTCGATGGGCCGCTGCCACTGCCTTGGCATACAAATTTTCGGGCATATTTCTTCTGACAGATCCCTGGGCCATTAATCAAAATCAAACCCTAAACTAATCTCCAGTCAGTCATTTCGGCAACCCGCAAACTGGCAAATGTGCCAGACATGCGACGCCTCGTCGCGTTCTTAGATGCGATAATAAACGGCAATTACTTGCAGTTAAAAGCGTTTCAGGTAAAAAACAAGGTGTGAAGCCCAAGAGTGCCAGAtaaatgcatatataaagtCGACGTAGGCGAAGCCCCCACTCCCAAAGTCCCCGGCTCGAGGCTCTTGCATAAATTCGTCTGATAAAATTTCAATGAATCGCTGCTGCAGTTTCGTTTGAAATACTGCGGCCATAagatatttcaattttcaattaGCGACTCGAAAATCTGTCGACACACGAggaaaaaaatgaagtttgcGTGGTTCCACTGCATTTTCTTGTTTGTTATTTTCCGAGCCAAGACATTGTGGGTCAAAGAGTCAGGATTGTGACGCATGCAACTTTATCTCAGAGCTGGGTGACTACTTTACCGCGTCTGTTCCCCATCTTATCTTCTCGATGCCACACGAAATGTTTCGCCAATATCCAATTATGTTAATATCCGCCTGCAGTTTTTGCTACACTTTCGTTTGCCAATCGTTCATAGTCCCAACTAAAAAGCAGAATTGTGCAAAATTAAGCCGCCAAAGATGCGGCAATGTAAACATGGAAAATGGGTCAGCCGAGgcttaaaatttaacaatttaatgGGGTATTATTAGCTTAACTACTTgaaaatcttcaaaatataataagctATTATTATGGGATATTTATGGGGAAATCGAGTAACACTGTTTTGAGGTTCCCTGATCGATTTTGGGAGTTTTATTTGGTAAAAATCCCCTCAAAAAAGCCCCTACCTACTGCAAAGTAATTACCAGAGGGAATTTTCAGCCAAACATACCATTCATTCACTTGCTTCACATTCACTTTTGTTTGACAAAAAGAGACAGAATACATTTTTGCCAGGCACAGTGGAAATAATGTTTAAGATTCTAAGCAAAAATACcttattaaaatgttcaatattttttttctataataCTTTTACCTTCAGCCTATTTAAGTCATTtttcaatacattttataGATATAAACCCACTATTCGCTGCCCCTTTTAGCCCACTGTAACATGCTTTGACAAATTTGtgacccaaaaaataaaataatttatttgttgccaGCCGGcggcatttatttatttatttattacactTTTCGCGCAATTAAGAGCAATGATATTTGGCTTTTTGCGACTCATGGCTAAGCGACGCCAGAGGCGCTGAGGTGACCAAATTAATTGATTGTTGACACATTTACGCGCTTTTGACTAATGACTCTGCGACCTTCAGATACTTCCAGCTACTACTTCCCATCGCAAAACCGATTTGTGCCATCGTCTGGGAGCTTTCCGCGCCAGCAGCCGCAGTCCCTGAGTGGGTTCCGGGCCAGCTCCGGCGGATTTTCCCCCTCGCCGGGCTCCTACCAGGAACAGCTCCTCTTCATAGCCAACGAAAACGCCAAGCAATCCCCTGCAGCGGCCAACTCGCCGTTCGGCGCTCAATTTGGGGGCGGCAGTTCCCAGTTTGCGGTAAGTTTTTCGCCTGCaccaaattcaaattcaattatttcccCATTACATTTCCTTGTTCGGCGAAGGGGGCGTTCGAGCAGCTCCGCTCTCGGCAATTAAGTGGGGTTTTTTCGGCGTTTTCTCCGGTTTTCTTGTTGTTTCTTGCGGGCTCTAGGCACGCCAGTCAATCAACGCCAAAAATGAATTCAAATCGAATGCAAAAAGCAAAGGATTTCCACATGCCACATATGAAATTTGATTTAGTTGGCTGACCAAAATTGCAGGCCGGAATTTGAATTGCCGTTTGGCTGTTGAGATGGTGGCGTGACACGAAAAGGGGCATATTAAAATCAATGTCTATCGTTTAAACATACTACTAGTGTTTAAAAATGTGCAGCATAAGATATTGCATTAAAAAGGAACCTAATAGTGCTACATTTCActttaaaaatcatattttaaacatttttattttgtttttggctacAGTCagaaaataagtatttttttcaACACAATGAGGAACAAATACCATTTAGTGCTTTTAAATCATGacattttaagtattttaaaacagATGATTTAAGGTATCCAACACTGTTTAAAAATGCAATGCATCAGAGAGCTTCAAAGGTCAGCCTTTCTCTTTTATGGCTAACCTAACATGATTCTCcatatgtttttaatgtttagtttatttttacgGCACGCGACTGTCAAAAACTGTTGgttgcttttaaaaaatatccgTAGGTGGCACGCTAGCACGTCAAAAACACATAAATctccaaaacaaaaactgcaATCAAATTATAGATATAAAGTATATGCGTGAACGAAATGGCGGGAACTGCAGGCTGGCCATTTGGACTCCGATGGGCATATTAAGTATACTTTCACTTGAccaaaggcaaacaaagcgAAGCGGCTTCTGCATATCAACGAAAATATGCGTGAGCAATTGTTGGGCATTCAAAGCCGCGCGAGGAGGCGGAGGGTGGCGCAGCCAGCTAGTTtcttaattgaaaaaaatgtaaattcatATTGTTTATGGCCAGTCAGCGGGCCGATGAGCACGCACTTTGCCTGCAGCCTGCATCTTGCAGCTCGCGGCTTGGCCCTAATTGAAATGGCACTGGAGGGCCCAAAGGGGAGGAGGTGGTGCCTCCCAGCAGGGGTCTTCGCTGGGGATTGCTGCACCATCAATCCCCGACAATCCACAATCTGGAGCTCTGCCACTCGCATTGTGCTGCTGACTTCGTTACACACTTGAAGAGGGCCCTATCGAAAGGTTGTGAAATTGGTATGGAAAGTGGGAAGTATTGTGGGAAACCAATGGGGAACTTCCTGTAAAATGTTACTTTAGATTTGGTTACAAATATACCAAACAATCATAGGACAATGGCTTTAATTTCTAATTGAGTATCGAAAAATGTATCTTCATATGAGCATGGATTTTTATATTGAACGGAAAGGGTTATAAATTAAACTAACGAACCCAAAAAACAAGTCTCTTTATTGGTAAAAGTTTTTACTGGTATGCTAAACATATAAACCCACACTTCAATTCACTTTTCAATCCATTAAAACTTAATCTTCAGATTAAACTCAACATCATTGATCAGGTAGGGTATTCAGAACTTCTTTTTCCGAGCCCGTCCTGTGCTTCCACCTTAGCTAATGGAACTGACTTCTTTATGAGCCAATGAAAACTCAATTAACCCGGCTCAAGTCCAGAGAAGGTAGCGCCCAAGCATCCACTGGCACTCATATCTCCGAATGATGAATGGAGACAGCTTCAGGAGGCTGAAGGAGCTCGGCTACCGAACAGATCCTTTCGCTGACTCCCTCCCTCCGGGCCCATCGGCCTATCGTGAAACATAATGGAAAATGCTGATTGGCCTGAACGGCGGCTGATTGGCCAAGTGTCGAGTGTGCGGAGTGTGTTTGGCCAAGGGGAAAGTGCGTCGTAATGTCTGAAATGAGTGGCGGTGCAATAACCCCCTCCGCGGGCCGACTGCTTTCCACAGACGTGAGCGAAGCTCTCATAGTTTCATTATGCTACATGCCATATTGACAAATGTCTTAGAAacgtttgtttttaatttccccGCCGACCGGCGATCGCTTTCTTCGCCGCCACTCCAGCACTCACCAACTAACACACAAAATCCGACCAACTGTTGACAATGGAGCAGTGAAACTTCGATATGAGCGCATTTCAGAGCACACAAACCCACACTAAGGTGAAGTAAAATATGATGAAACCTCTGAAATAggctttatttaaaaataaatatagtggAGGGTTTTAGGATGGAATCTTGAAATAAGAGAAAGCCTATTTCTTCTTCTAGTATCACTAAAATCAAAGAAATTGCTAATTATAAGTACTGGTGGAATGAGCTTACATTTAATTACAACTATATAAAGAagggaatttaattttcaataaaaaagcGGAATGGTATCTCAAAGAAATGCTTTTGcttcggaaaataaaaacaatgttatgacttttaaaatatattttaaaataaaaaaggatccataatataaaatggaattgtaatatttttgtcacgaaatatatcattttattttataatttttaaattgatgtaaaattacatattttaagaTAAAAGACATAAGACATCATTTTTTCCTGTGTACAAATGGGAAGGTGTTGCCATTAGTAGAGCCGCCCATCAAATGGCTGTTAATCAGACTAAGTCCGTTGGCATTTCTCTCGGCGAAAGAAAATCTGGGGCCCCCTGGATTGAAAATTGAAGATACAATAAGATCTGTGGACTCGTGGGAGGCTAACTCAAATTTTCTGATGCGTAAACTGGCCCGCCAAGAAGcggaaaaataaatgcattgaAATGCACCTTTTAGCAACAAAACTCGCGTTTTGTATGCAATTTGCTTAACAGAGCAAAACCTCTAGAGCCAATGCAGTCGAAAAGGCCCAACCACACTTTCAAAAAGCCAGCGAGAAAACCAAGCCAGCCCAAACAATGCCATATAGTGCACACCAATAATAATGGATAACAACAAGTGGTGGCGGTAATTTGGATTTTGGCCCCTGCGACTGGATAATTAGTGAGTTGGTGGAGCTGGATATCGTTTCCAACGACCTTGATACACTTcaatcaaatattttcaatcgATTTCCATTGTTGATTTGTGTGGCAATCCGTCTAGAGCTCTGCGGCATTGTCTGCAGCACGTCGAAGGTGCTTGAGAAGGGTCTGCCTGATCTCTCTGGGCACTCAAGTGCCCCCACCCACTTGAAGTTGGCCTAGATTATGGACTTAAGACCCGGCTTATGATAGTTCTGTCACTTAAGCGGACTTTGGGGTTGTCAAGTAAAAGGCCCTAtcaaaaatggtttttgtCAGCTTAAGAAAGTCTTATGTTAGGGGAACTAAAGTTGTAGGTATAATTGGAAGTGTACTTTTCTTCCTGGTTGGTTTTCAATATTATCTCCCCTGAGAAATGTACATGATTGGATTTTGGTTAAAAAGAACCTTGCAATATGATGTGCATATGGTGGTGACTAAACAATTTGGTAAATTTCTGCCTTGACCATTAAAATACTTCTGATTCACACTGATTCATTCAGTAAATTCCGAGGATGATTCAAGTTgtataaatgtaaattattatgtattttacTGCATTTATAGGATTTTCgataaatttgatttaaaagaaAGAACAATTAAGATAACCTTGCCTGTTTTGAATATGCTTTTCCACTTTAAGATAACATAATAACCAGTTCAAGCACCAGAAGCTGGCATTCTTTAAGATAAGATTAATGTGTGCCATTTCTTAATGAAGGGGGAACCTAAAGTTCAATAACCCTAAAGATTGAAATCCTTAAATGAAGACCGATGATGTCTTTTCCCACATACTTTTAATTACAGACCCATTCTGCTAGAAGCCCCAATCCATTATTTATCAGACCATTTATATCATTTGACAAAAAGCCCCGCAAAACcaaagtaaaactaattaaccTGCTTTGCCGCATAACACCATTAAAAGCCTATCACGATGTCTTATTTCTCCTCCACCTCTCTCTTTGGCCACAGAAACCGAATCGCCAGACGGACTATTACGATATCTCGCCACGCCCCTTCGGAGTGCCGGCGGGTGCGGGGCCAGCGGCAGCGGGAGGCTCGGCGGGATTGGCGGCGGGAGCGGGATCTGGTGCAACGTCCGCATCGCTGACCAACGGCTTCACACGCTCCAAGGCGATACGGACTGGAGCGGGAAACAGTCTGACCGGTGGATTCCAGCCGCAGACGCAGCGCATCAATGTGCCCCACCAGCAGACGCAATTTCTGGCCCACTTCAGCGAACCTGGGGTAAGGAAATCGAAATCTACAcggaaagaaatatttataggtGTTTTTAAAAGTTGAAAAATTTAGAAAGAAAAACTATAAGTAAGGAAAGTGCTTTAGAAGCTTACAAAGCAGATAGCTCTGCCCATTCACTGCTGCCACACGTACAGTATGCTATAACGTTGCTTTAGAATCCTTTTAAAACCTCGTAATCTaagatttttttctgtgtatttAAAGATGGAGAGTGCTGATCGCAGAAAGTAAAAGCGCCAGAAAACCAATCTCAATTGGCATAACAAGAAGCACTCGAACTCAGGCAACACAATTTCGCTTTGGCATTGCATAACAAGTTAACAAAACAATTGGCTCTGCTCTGATTTCGGCAAATATCAGTTTTTTTTCAAGTTTCGGGAGTCTTACGTGACTTCCAAACAGTAAATGCTTTGCggcgttttcttttttattttttattgccaccTCAAGTGGGCAAACTTCAGAACCAGTTCGAAGCCACGCGAACTCCACTTTTTGcagtttaatttataaataaaaaatagtaaaaaacatttgccaCACAAAACCGCAGAAAAAGGCCAAATCGAATTGTGGCAAAACATATTTTACCTTTCACCCGGTTGCACTTCATGCTccacatttttattgttatttgctTAGCGTTTTGGCAAGCCAGCGAACTTCGTTCATAAATCATGTTCGCATTACCAGCCCCTCTTGGGAAATTGTTTATTTGCAAAAGACTTCGAGTAGCAAGtgtgcatttatttatttttaatttttaagctgCTAACATTTACATATAGGTATAATGTTTATTTTACGTCCGACTCATAATTGAAATGTCAGAGCGGAAGCGTTTCCCACTCTATTTTGCCTTTCCGTTTTCCCATTTTGCCCACATAAATTTCTCGAGTTAATTGCAGCAATTTGTTGGCCCATTCGGGCGAAAGTGCTGGCTTGATTGATGCCGGCTTAAATATCAAATCAGCTCACGATTAATCGGCCATAATAACAATTGCTAGTGGGCGCTCGAAACTCATTAGTCGGCATTACTCTCGAGATCAGCCTGGTGGTTAACAAAACCATTTTCTCGGGCCATTCTCCACCTGCCATCCATTGCCAAGCGACTTCATGGCTCTAACACTTGGCCACGTTGAGAAAAAATTGATGTTTCTATGAATCAATCAAATGGGTTTTAGTGCCTTTAAAGTCTTAGAGTTTGCAAGCTTCAAAGTGTTAAGTATGAGATAAATGAAAGGTATTCTATCAGGTGCTAGACGATCCTTTATCCTATAAAATCCACCTTAAATTTAACTAGATTTTGTTGAAAAAGATACGGATTTAAAATTCGACTTTGTAGTTTCGTAACCCTGGGCAAATGAAACACCGCTCAGGTGCAAAACGATCTTATTTTTCGCCGTGCAACGGATTTGGCAACCTGCTGGGGGAATCTCCTAACTTTGACAGTTGCGAGGCTGCCTtcacataaaaattaaataaatacgagCGCATAAATTATGGATGCACGGATTGGATCTGGAAATTTGCACAAACGCTTTAGACAAATTTGAGAATCACTTGAATGGCACGGCGGTTGAGAAGAGTTCGCACGCAAGACAATCGACAGCAGACGAACCGCAGAGATTGCGGTTCCGTGGCTCCATGTCGAAACTGTAACAGTTTCCCATGACGATAGTCGACAGTCGAGGCTGTGAACGGGGGCCAGCAGCTGTGGCTTCTGGGGGTATTATTACCAGTGTTCCAAAATCTAAGTCTTATACAAAAAAAGCTACTAATTCACCCATATCTCTCCTTGACAGACCGACAAGCGTCCGGTGACCAGCAGTCGTCCTTCGTTTGGCAATGGCGGGTTCTCACCCACCCGGACGCGAACCCAAGCCCCCGTTTCGGCACTTCCGGAGAATCCAGCCACTCCGGCAGCCACACCCTTCAGACCCCGCAATCGCTATCAGCCTGGCAGCTCCACTGCCTCCACCACGACCACAACCACAGGGAGTGCCGAGGTCAGCAGCAAGCGGTACAATAGATTCGGCAGCAACCGGGGCAAGTCCACCAGTACCACCTCAACCACTCAGAACACTCCCTCGGAACGACCCAGTTTTGGCAGGAAGGCTCCCAATCCCAGGAGACCAGTCTTCATCAGTCGCGAAGTCAACGAACCAGTGAGTGTAGTCAGCAAGCGACCCTTCAACTACAGCGGAGCCAGGCTAAAGTTGCCAGCCAGACCTACCGCccgcaccaccagcaccaccgaAAGTGCCGAGGAAGAGGAGGAAGATGTCCACGATGAGGAGCAGGAAGATGAGGAACAGGAGGGCAGCGACGAGCAGTACGAACAGGAGTCCGACGAGGGAACTGAAGAGCACTCCGAGTCCTCCAGCTTGGAGAAGTTACCACTCCAAGAGGAGAGCGTAACCCCAGTGACCGTGGCCAAGAATGAAGCATCCCCTCCTGCAGAACCGATCTCCGAACTCACCACCATTTCGGAAGTGGAACATGAGAGCACCAGCATTGGCAGCACTGAAGAAAGCCAAACGGATGTCTCCGAGGTCAGCAATGCCGAGGTTGAGGTCACCACTCTGCCGCCCACTCATGAGGAGGAGATTGTAGAGGAAGCCACCACTGTTCTTCCACAAGAAAACCAATCCACCGAGGATCTCCATGTGGAAGAGCAAACTGTGACCACTGAATCGCCACTGGAGAGCATCTCCAAGCAGGAGGAAGTAGAGACTCAAAAGGTGGAGGAGAACGTGTCCAAGCAGGAGGAGACAAAGTCCTCCAAGCAGGAGGAGCACAGCTCATCAAAATCCGAGAACCAGAGCTTGTCCAAACAGGAGGAGCAATCCGAGTCCCAGTACGATGACGAAGGCGAAGGTGAGGAATACGAATACGATGATGAGGAGGGCAGTGAGGACTCTACTAAGGAGGTGGAAAGTCAGGACTCCAAGGCATCCACACCGAGTGGCGAGCACGATGACGAACGCGAAATCATATCGGTGGTGACCACAAAGAGCGTGGTCAATGGATCCACGGTACTGCCATCTCCAGTTACTCCGGCCTCCAACTCGATAACCGAAGATGCGGATAAGGACGAGGAGGCTTCCCATGCTGACCTCAGGTTAGAGACCACCACACCCATAACCCTGGAGGAGGAGAAGGGCAGCAATGCCACCGAGAACTATGTGGTGGTGGCCTCCATCCAACCCAGTCGTAGCATCAATGGAGCCCGGTTCCTGCCCTTCCCGGCCATTGAGCAGGAGGAGACCAAGCAGACCCTCTCCGAGCTCGAGAGGAAGGTGCACtccaagcagcagcagacgcCGGCCCAAAAGCCATCGGAGGGCAGCGAGGAGGTGCAGCCGAGTTCCTCCTCCATTCAACCCCCGGTGGCTGCCTCCACGGAGAGCATCATCGACAAGCTGGATCGCGTGCAATCGGAGCTCTCGAGTGGCTTGCTTTCGGGGAAGTACCCCATCATTAGCCAGATGGACTCCTCCACGCCAGCGACTAGCACTACTGTGGGTACAGGACCAGGAAAGTTCGTGCCTCACATCAGGAAGTACCAGCCCAGGACCACATCCCATGCTCCCAGAACCACTAGCAGTGGCAGTAAGGTGAAAGTCCAGCACTTTGACGATGGCGAAATGGATGAGCTGGCCACCCTGCTCCCTGTGGGCTTTAAGCCAAGACCAAGCTACAAAAATCGTAAGATTACGACCACTACTTCCACGACAGAAGCTCCTCCAGCCGAGATATCGAAACCCAAGCCGGGACGGAACTCCACCATCAGTAGGTCCTTTAAGAGTGGTCAGGTTACCGTACAGGATGTGGCCCAGGCGGGACTACTGCCCAAAGGTTACAAGCCACCCAAAACCACCTCCACCACGACCACTACTGGCAAGCCGGAGGAGAGTAGTGCTGCATCTGGACTGGAGAGTCTCTTCAGCgaaatacagtttgatgaaaAGTTGGCTTCACTTCTTCCCAAGGACTACAAATTGAGTAGT is part of the Drosophila biarmipes strain raj3 chromosome 2R, RU_DBia_V1.1, whole genome shotgun sequence genome and encodes:
- the LOC108022063 gene encoding uncharacterized protein LOC108022063; the protein is METLEQKARERKTSSNYCAKFPVSSEMDLHDSLTSSQISKFEDFEAAAGAKKNTSHNPSEYFLRGVEKWQQLSPKQKIKYLIKMRVQTSQERKTRELAMKKNSRENPLQNIRSRKLRPKRKVILVEPSSRILRPKMIARRPTPLPSPRKRQENRSKTLPKYVPYRQKSSKL
- the LOC108022697 gene encoding mucin-5AC, whose protein sequence is MSRSTTQSLLGRSLFFFVTICGCLAQDTSSYYFPSQNRFVPSSGSFPRQQPQSLSGFRASSGGFSPSPGSYQEQLLFIANENAKQSPAAANSPFGAQFGGGSSQFAKPNRQTDYYDISPRPFGVPAGAGPAAAGGSAGLAAGAGSGATSASLTNGFTRSKAIRTGAGNSLTGGFQPQTQRINVPHQQTQFLAHFSEPGTDKRPVTSSRPSFGNGGFSPTRTRTQAPVSALPENPATPAATPFRPRNRYQPGSSTASTTTTTTGSAEVSSKRYNRFGSNRGKSTSTTSTTQNTPSERPSFGRKAPNPRRPVFISREVNEPVSVVSKRPFNYSGARLKLPARPTARTTSTTESAEEEEEDVHDEEQEDEEQEGSDEQYEQESDEGTEEHSESSSLEKLPLQEESVTPVTVAKNEASPPAEPISELTTISEVEHESTSIGSTEESQTDVSEVSNAEVEVTTLPPTHEEEIVEEATTVLPQENQSTEDLHVEEQTVTTESPLESISKQEEVETQKVEENVSKQEETKSSKQEEHSSSKSENQSLSKQEEQSESQYDDEGEGEEYEYDDEEGSEDSTKEVESQDSKASTPSGEHDDEREIISVVTTKSVVNGSTVLPSPVTPASNSITEDADKDEEASHADLRLETTTPITLEEEKGSNATENYVVVASIQPSRSINGARFLPFPAIEQEETKQTLSELERKVHSKQQQTPAQKPSEGSEEVQPSSSSIQPPVAASTESIIDKLDRVQSELSSGLLSGKYPIISQMDSSTPATSTTVGTGPGKFVPHIRKYQPRTTSHAPRTTSSGSKVKVQHFDDGEMDELATLLPVGFKPRPSYKNRKITTTTSTTEAPPAEISKPKPGRNSTISRSFKSGQVTVQDVAQAGLLPKGYKPPKTTSTTTTTGKPEESSAASGLESLFSEIQFDEKLASLLPKDYKLSSTPKPPANTTTSSPSSTPRNLPVAVPFDDLSTFQLPPGYKAPAAKEEPKLPPGVTPIKIDSLKDLLPPGFKLNETESDSSDEIPASLLPPGYKAKKLHPASTSTSTTSTTTTTGKPKTMASSTTEATAATEPAGGSGLKVVFPRGNLKRVGSHRLTTPHPAGEGGPSTESSNSGLQVMIKKGPPTRATTEFTGWPTPPTTPLSIDKLNAQTINFEDLLAASGTSSTTSTTTTSTSTTTTTTPRPTKPGHCTADCDLAATIKIIDGVAWKPELLDHNTLEWKNLAHELEAQLNDVYSGAPQLNKWYKKVRIDSFSKGSVLVDYYVELANITEDVDTLEIRQLFHDALTKPATPVLPDKDAQENETDSVSGPQEEQLVTATYQMGKYIIDPVATDFSVIAKNLHTNVEFAEEDLLIPQWAIVVIVIGVGSLVFVVIFGVTVLLNRQKRAKKTPIPLTNDMLNELKVNHMGGADNYGVDDFYNIDDPWNDTKQPIKPKRFTNSMHGSNSSNIYDSWRSTRHPHSSGDYFYDQQPTYSQKGDSLKRPQLHHGNHGGHSQYPANHHHQSSQQHQQAYGHQYPDAFADAHQMYSYNNHASRTRYSRDYDPDF